The following DNA comes from Anopheles arabiensis isolate DONGOLA chromosome 3, AaraD3, whole genome shotgun sequence.
CATTGCATGCTGTTCGCTGATGCGGCTCGACATCAGCTCGATGGACAAGCTGTGGGATCTGATGGTCATGATATTCAAATGGCAAATGTTTATTACCAACAAAAACGCCCAAATGTTGCTCGATCTTACGTTCCGCCATCTCGACGGAATAGGGCGCTTGATACCGGAGATGCGCAAGCAGATACTTATCGACAATGTGAAGAAATCGCTGCTCGAACTGTGGGAACCGCTGTGCGAGGACGAGCAAACCATCGTCCATCGAAAGGTGTACAAATGGCTCAAGCCttacaacacaaaaatatCCATTCTCATACGCATGGGATTGCAAAAATCCACCGGCGATTTTGAGCCCGAACCGAAGAACAACATTTTCTACAACTACTACATCAACAACATCGGCGAGAACATTTACTCCAAAACGGCGAACCTAGCGGCACTGAAAGCGCAAAGCGATTCCATGGGTACTGCAAGCAGCTCCAGCTCTGATATGATAACGGCCGGGCACGAGATCGATACGCTCGTACAGCAATTGAACATACAGCACGACCCAACGGATGATGCTGCGAACAATGCGACTGCTACCGCACAAACAATGCCTCAGACGACATCCGTACACGGTGGGCTGAATGAGATAGTCATTGCAGAAGGTACCAATAAAGAGCATGACAGGAGCCCATCGACGGCCCAGCTTAATGGAAAAGAACCCAATTCCGGACAGGAAACATCGCCGGATGATGTCAACCACTCTTCCAACCACTCGAAGGAAAGCAATCTGGATAAGCTGATGAAGAAAATAAAGCTCGAAAAGGAAGACTTTATAGTGGCCGATAGTGGAGCAATTGACGCAAATGCGGAGCTGCTAAAGATGTTTGATCAAAAGTTAGATCTTTGAAgttgtttgaaaatttgaGGCAATTAAGATGATCTTAGCAATATCTTagtggtttgtttgtggctgaatAATCTAGTCTTTGCATGTGATGTATTTTCGTAGCGGTAGCGTATCGTAATTCTAAACCAAAACATTTAATccgcaaataaaataaaacgtgtTGTAGTGTACGGAACAAAAACTGCtgtaatttgtttgaaaagttGTAAATAATGATGCTCACAGCACACAGTAAATTTTCCACAAATGCATGTTTTTACAACtcctttttatttcatcaaGTCGAAAAACAATTGAAGCGTTACATCGCTTTTTGCTACTTGGGAACCGATCTCAAGCAGCCGAAGTTTGACAACTACCGTTATCCGTAGTGGTGTTGGTGAATGTTTGGACGAATCTTCGCGAACAGCCGTGCATCTGTGTTAGTGTAGCGAAATTCAATATGGCTTCCCTGAAAACACTGAAGTAAATACATCTCGTGAGACGTCGACGAAAAAGCAAGTGAAAAAGCGCGTGTATTCCTTCGTTTGCTGAGAAAATATATTGAACAGCTTGCTAGCCCAATACCAGTGTCGCGTGTTAAACAACCGAACGGAACAAAATGTCGCTTTTCGGGATGATGAACGATATAGAGGAAGATCCTATTTTTGGGTAAGCATCCGTGTCCCACAAACCCTTTGTTGGCTGTCCCCGATTCGGCCATGAAATGGCAAAAGAGAGCTTAGGCTCGCAGCATTTTTCTCCCGATGCAATCTCGTGCTGCCGTTTGCGTTTGCGACAAAACATTAACAAGCTTTCTTTTCTCCCCCTTCCTTTGGGCGCACACAACAGCCATCATATGCGTTCGATGCGCCACATGAGCAACATGCTGAATTCGCTGTTTTCCGACCCGTTCGGTATGATGGGTGGGGTTGGCGGCGGGTTGGAAAGCATCGCCGCCGGGCCTGCGTTCGGGATGCGCCACAACGCGATGATGCCGTTCATGCCGCCGACCATGAACCGACTGCTGAGTGTGGGCGGCCCGGCCGACGGTCCGTcgtactgcagcagcagcgtcatcTCGATGACGTCCGGCCCGAACGGTCCGCAGGTGTACCAGGCCACGTCGAGCACGCGCACCGGCCCGGGCGGCATCAAGGAGACGCGCAAAACCGTACAGGATAGCCGCACCGGCACGAAAAAAATGGCCATCGGGCATCACATCGGCGAGCGGGCCCACATCATCGAGCGGGAGCAGAACATCTCCACCGGGGTGCAGGAGGAACGGCAGGACTTTATCAACCtggacgacgaggaggcgGAAGACTTCGATCGCGAGTTCCAGGCCAAGGCGCGCACCGTGCTGGGCGGTCACGGGGGCGGACGTCGTTCGGAGCAGCTGGCACTACCATCGACCCAACCGGCGTAAGTATGGGGCGTGGGAGAATGCGGGAAGCACCTGTTTGGGGGGGGGCGAATTTACATGCATTACAGAAGATCGCCCCAGAATATGCTCGCTATGAAAAAATGTGTACAGTGCATACCAAATAATCCGTATGAGGAAAGcatgccctctctctctctctctctctctctctctgtctctaaTGCGTTGCAATCAATCTGTGCACGCTTGTATTATATCTGCTTTCCACGAAACCTCTCACCCCACATACATTTGCCCATTTGGCAAGTTTGAAGCGCGGTGTACAAAATTTAATACCTTCATTATCAGCTCATCATTTGATTGCAGTGCAGAAAATAACGAATAATGCTCTCTCATACGCCTCTCTATCGTAGATCATTGTTGTTTGACGTATGAAGTGTTTAGAGAATGAATAGTTTTTTTACTGCTATTGCGTTTATTAGATTTTTAGAGCTAGATAATTTCAAACTCAACTCTCATGTTCCCCAATGACATTTACACGATTTGGAATGCAAATGGGACACTTGGTTctctttgttttattgcatcaTTTTACAAAGACATTAATTATTGCGCGTGATTTGTTAAAGAAACAGTATTGCATCTGACCTTGAAGCTTATCATCTCGAAAGCGCAGTTGAAGTGAAAATAGAGACgtgtaaacaataaaaaaaatcgggcCACATTTGAAAATCGATTATTTCTCGAAACTTCTCGATATGCCATCACGTTCGAGAATTTTCTGACGTGTGTTGATCCGTGTACCGTAGGGGAGGGGTAGTTAGACGTATTATGACACCTGTCTACGTAATTTCCCGCAGATTGTAAAGCAATTATTTCTTGaagattttaaacatttatggattttttttttgtaaaatttacaacaaaaaaagattttcGTGAGATTGGATATGCCCTCTAAAACTTACCTTTCTTATACATACGGACTGTTTATCGCCGTGAAAACCACTGCCCCGTTTCTGTAGTGTAGTTTCGGTAGTTTATGCAGTTTAAACTTtaagaggggaaaaaacaaacaacccatGCCCGCTATAATGTGTGTGCCCACGCGATGATTTCTTCACCTCCAATTCCGCAGTCCGTCGCAGCGCATTCTGTCGATTACCGAGGTGCCGGACAATGGGTGCGAATCGTGCGGCAACCCGAGCGATACGGCGATCTGCAGcgcatgcagcagcaacaaccagcACAGCGGCAGCCAcgatcaacagcagcagcagcagcaacaatcgtCCCGATCGCAGCAAGCACCGACAAAAGCAGCCGGAGGACGCAACCATCATCGACAACAGTCCGCTGCCGTGAACAACGGTGGCCAAATCACAGCCCGGCGAGCGATCCGATCGCCGGCCTCGTCCCCACTGAGCATGGCCAGTTCGCCAGTCAGTGGCACgaaccaacaccaccaccatcacattACTACAAGGTACTGGGCACAGC
Coding sequences within:
- the LOC120900756 gene encoding myeloid leukemia factor, which produces MSLFGMMNDIEEDPIFGHHMRSMRHMSNMLNSLFSDPFGMMGGVGGGLESIAAGPAFGMRHNAMMPFMPPTMNRLLSVGGPADGPSYCSSSVISMTSGPNGPQVYQATSSTRTGPGGIKETRKTVQDSRTGTKKMAIGHHIGERAHIIEREQNISTGVQEERQDFINLDDEEAEDFDREFQAKARTVLGGHGGGRRSEQLALPSTQPAPSQRILSITEVPDNGCESCGNPSDTAICSACSSNNQHSGSHDQQQQQQQQSSRSQQAPTKAAGGRNHHRQQSAAVNNGGQITARRAIRSPASSPLSMASSPVSGTNQHHHHHITTSVHPHPYNASGRKSRPLKGPSSSSAPSSSHTHYQ
- the LOC120903097 gene encoding uncharacterized protein LOC120903097, which encodes MTVTNILIILNLGCEMLYVIDQRLKAQSIPLDKSAQVLREITEVLLDPKFLHYIATAYQQSMLTVQQCRVLLTDIACCSLMRLDISSMDKLWDLMVMIFKWQMFITNKNAQMLLDLTFRHLDGIGRLIPEMRKQILIDNVKKSLLELWEPLCEDEQTIVHRKVYKWLKPYNTKISILIRMGLQKSTGDFEPEPKNNIFYNYYINNIGENIYSKTANLAALKAQSDSMGTASSSSSDMITAGHEIDTLVQQLNIQHDPTDDAANNATATAQTMPQTTSVHGGLNEIVIAEGTNKEHDRSPSTAQLNGKEPNSGQETSPDDVNHSSNHSKESNLDKLMKKIKLEKEDFIVADSGAIDANAELLKMFDQKLDL